In the genome of Raphanus sativus cultivar WK10039 chromosome 4, ASM80110v3, whole genome shotgun sequence, one region contains:
- the LOC108852434 gene encoding high mobility group B protein 13-like isoform X2 has translation MDEILRKKEEELKTELKKLQKIKEFNPNMSFLRRHARVRGHVLKWGINNVLRKVVPMAAKMTREEWKKFSDKQKAPYEKVWY, from the exons ATGGACGAGATTCTGaggaagaaggaggaggagctCAAGACGGAGTTGAAGAAGCTTCAGAAGATAAAGGAGTTTAATCCTAACATG TCATTTCTAAGGAGACACGCGAGAGTgagaggccatgttctcaaatGGGGAATCAATAATGTTCTACGAAAGGTGGTACCAATG GCCGCAAAGATGACAAGAGAAGAGTGGAAGAAGTTTTCAGATAAACAAAAAGCACCATACGAAAAG GTGTGGTATTAA
- the LOC108852434 gene encoding uncharacterized protein LOC108852434 isoform X1, whose protein sequence is MDEILRKKEEELKTELKKLQKIKEFNPNMSFLRRHARVRGHVLKWGINNVLRKVVPMVRKTWRSYSFFPFSADNLFTIGCWERRAAFREQECYGSRKDDKRRVEEVFR, encoded by the exons ATGGACGAGATTCTGaggaagaaggaggaggagctCAAGACGGAGTTGAAGAAGCTTCAGAAGATAAAGGAGTTTAATCCTAACATG TCATTTCTAAGGAGACACGCGAGAGTgagaggccatgttctcaaatGGGGAATCAATAATGTTCTACGAAAGGTGGTACCAATGGTGAGGAAAACATGGAGGAGttattctttctttcctttttcagCAGATAATTTATTCACGATAGG GTGTTGGGAGAGGAGAGCTGCTTTTCGTGAACAAGAATGTTATGGAA GCCGCAAAGATGACAAGAGAAGAGTGGAAGAAGTTTTCAGATAA